In Sandaracinaceae bacterium, the following proteins share a genomic window:
- a CDS encoding efflux RND transporter periplasmic adaptor subunit, producing MTRPLWLLLLLVAWNAGCAGTPEGQDEHERHDDEEGEAHDDDGEGEAGHPGEVHVSAEAQERAGIRLGRAERRALRGGVAIPAEVQFEPSSTAHVSPLAPGRITAVSVALGDSVRRGQVLGVVASIDVSTARASLNQARTRLTAAEATLRRQQQLATEGIGAQRELIGAEAQVGELRAEVQGLQRQLSVFGSGRAGELALTSPIDGVVVAMHGTLGETATPEQPVFIVTDPLRVFVRGNVPELEISHVTTGAAAVVRLHAFPDLVMSGSVTYVAPALDELTRSLPIRVMLETPDARLRSGLFGSIELLGGSADERPLVVPVEAIATLDGQTVVFLVGHEPNSFEVQPVALGRRAGGLIEVRSGIDEGAELAVSGAFTLKSAVESGELSAGHAH from the coding sequence ATGACCCGACCTCTCTGGCTTCTGCTTCTGCTGGTTGCCTGGAACGCCGGGTGTGCCGGCACGCCCGAGGGCCAGGACGAACACGAGCGACACGACGACGAAGAGGGCGAGGCTCACGATGACGACGGGGAAGGTGAGGCTGGGCACCCGGGCGAGGTCCACGTCTCGGCCGAGGCGCAAGAGCGCGCCGGCATTCGCCTCGGTCGGGCGGAGCGACGCGCCCTCCGCGGAGGCGTGGCCATCCCGGCCGAGGTGCAGTTCGAGCCCAGCAGCACCGCACACGTGAGTCCGCTGGCCCCAGGGCGCATCACGGCCGTGTCCGTCGCACTCGGAGACAGCGTGCGTCGCGGACAGGTGCTCGGCGTCGTGGCCTCCATCGACGTCTCCACGGCCCGCGCCAGCCTCAACCAGGCTCGAACCCGGCTCACGGCCGCGGAGGCCACGCTGCGCCGCCAGCAGCAGCTCGCGACCGAGGGCATCGGCGCGCAGCGCGAGCTGATCGGCGCCGAGGCCCAGGTGGGTGAGCTGCGTGCCGAGGTCCAAGGACTCCAGCGGCAGCTCTCGGTGTTCGGCTCGGGCCGGGCGGGCGAGCTGGCGCTGACGTCGCCCATCGATGGCGTGGTCGTGGCCATGCACGGGACGCTGGGCGAGACAGCCACGCCCGAGCAGCCGGTGTTCATCGTGACCGACCCGCTCCGCGTGTTCGTCCGTGGGAACGTCCCCGAGCTGGAGATCAGCCACGTGACCACGGGCGCTGCCGCGGTGGTGCGGCTGCACGCCTTTCCCGACCTCGTGATGTCCGGCAGCGTGACCTACGTGGCCCCCGCGCTGGACGAGCTCACGCGCTCGCTGCCCATTCGGGTCATGTTGGAGACCCCTGACGCGCGGCTGCGCAGCGGGCTGTTCGGCAGCATCGAGCTGCTGGGAGGCAGCGCCGACGAGCGTCCGCTGGTGGTGCCCGTCGAGGCCATCGCCACGCTCGACGGCCAGACGGTGGTGTTCCTGGTGGGCCACGAACCCAACAGCTTCGAGGTGCAGCCCGTCGCGCTCGGTCGGCGCGCGGGCGGCCTCATCGAGGTGCGCTCGGGCATCGATGAAGGGGCTGAGCTCGCCGTGAGCGGGGCGTTCACCCTGAAGAGCGCGGTGGAGAGCGGCGAACTCTCTGCGGGTCACGCTCACTGA
- a CDS encoding M48 family metalloprotease, which translates to MNPAWYSAQLFLLAGFAFLAVGAVGAAVLVGLLRGRLLRWEPRARHRAVLLLAALPVLTALVLLVTVSLPSVAALLAPGLDHCTAHHDGHAHLCFTHLPGAPVHTAVALSLALLVGYAFLRASLALVRVARALRVVGALARVGEERAELGCTIVESPQPVCVAAGFLQPRVLISRGLLDSLGNEERAVVLAHERAHVRRRDALAAAAVRALSVVHLPGVGRWLTSELDVAAEQACDDEAAAVADRLAVAATILRVERAVWQSSAVGLELVGSAFGARAVERRVEALMAEPSAPTSLRALTGSLGVALVAVVLHADDLHHLTEFLLSAVAH; encoded by the coding sequence ATGAACCCGGCTTGGTACAGCGCCCAGCTGTTCCTGCTCGCGGGTTTCGCCTTTCTGGCAGTGGGGGCTGTGGGCGCGGCCGTTCTGGTGGGCCTCCTCCGCGGGCGGCTTCTCCGCTGGGAGCCGCGCGCGCGCCATCGCGCCGTCCTCTTGCTCGCCGCGCTCCCGGTGCTCACCGCGCTGGTGCTGCTCGTGACCGTCAGCCTGCCCTCGGTCGCAGCGCTGCTCGCGCCGGGTCTCGACCACTGCACGGCGCACCACGACGGACACGCGCACTTGTGCTTCACGCACCTGCCGGGCGCCCCGGTCCACACCGCCGTGGCGCTGAGCCTCGCGCTGTTGGTGGGCTATGCCTTCCTGCGCGCTTCGCTGGCCCTCGTGCGCGTGGCGCGGGCGCTGCGTGTCGTGGGCGCGCTCGCGCGGGTCGGCGAAGAGCGGGCGGAGCTCGGATGCACCATCGTCGAGAGCCCACAGCCGGTGTGCGTCGCAGCGGGCTTCCTTCAGCCCCGCGTGCTCATCTCCCGCGGCCTGCTGGACTCGCTGGGGAACGAGGAACGCGCTGTCGTTCTCGCACACGAGCGGGCGCACGTGCGCCGTCGCGACGCACTCGCAGCAGCCGCCGTGCGCGCGCTGTCGGTGGTCCACCTGCCTGGCGTCGGGCGTTGGCTCACGAGCGAGCTGGACGTCGCGGCGGAGCAAGCCTGCGATGACGAGGCCGCGGCCGTGGCGGACCGCTTGGCCGTTGCCGCCACCATCCTCAGGGTGGAGCGTGCGGTGTGGCAATCGTCGGCAGTGGGGCTCGAGCTGGTGGGCTCCGCGTTCGGCGCTCGCGCCGTGGAGCGCCGCGTCGAGGCCTTGATGGCAGAACCCTCGGCACCCACGTCGCTTCGCGCCCTGACGGGGTCGCTCGGAGTCGCTCTGGTGGCTGTTGTCCTCCACGCGGATGACCTGCACCACCTGACCGAGTTCCTCCTCTCGGCCGTCGCGCACTGA
- a CDS encoding TolC family protein, whose protein sequence is MTMPLGLLFSKKPTFHRFCVSLCLLLSLVLAPTIRAQHGESLQGLTEPVVVARALERAPLLDAIEGDVELEAARARSARAYPNPQITYVREQTFGALGTGEDYLTLAQTIDLGNRRGLQGQAGEARARAAERDGEAWQLSVASEARLRFYEVLYRQARVAVLESWQGHIARALTIVARREQGGDAAPYDRRRLERERAVATGQLETERAALERACARLEALLATGTSDLRVAGELLPQGDPQALPELRVAIASRPDLLAIELRIDAAALDQRAASRWWAPDLRLEAGWKGVDLGPQGRTDGFLLGASLSIPLWDRSSGASRIAAAQAQAARGRRALLESELQGELEGARAEAVRLRRAAEEFRDQTTAASSDLVRIASAGYEGGELGLLELLDAYRGTADDLLSALDMELAARRASIDIDRLTGAALP, encoded by the coding sequence ATGACCATGCCGCTCGGACTGCTCTTCTCCAAAAAACCGACCTTCCATCGGTTTTGTGTCTCGCTGTGCTTACTGCTCTCGCTCGTGCTCGCACCAACGATCCGCGCGCAGCACGGCGAGTCGCTCCAAGGGCTGACGGAGCCGGTGGTCGTTGCCCGCGCCCTCGAGCGTGCCCCCCTGCTGGATGCGATTGAAGGAGATGTCGAGCTCGAGGCGGCGCGCGCACGCTCTGCGCGGGCCTACCCGAACCCCCAGATCACCTATGTGCGGGAGCAGACCTTCGGTGCCCTCGGCACGGGCGAAGACTACCTGACGCTCGCGCAGACCATCGACCTCGGCAACAGGCGCGGCTTGCAGGGTCAGGCGGGTGAGGCGCGTGCGCGCGCAGCGGAGCGAGACGGAGAGGCGTGGCAGCTGTCCGTCGCCAGCGAGGCGCGCCTGCGCTTCTACGAAGTTCTCTACCGCCAAGCTCGCGTCGCGGTGCTGGAGAGCTGGCAGGGGCACATCGCTCGAGCGCTCACCATCGTGGCGCGGAGAGAGCAGGGTGGGGACGCGGCGCCCTACGACCGGCGGCGGCTCGAGCGAGAACGAGCGGTCGCCACAGGCCAACTCGAGACCGAGCGTGCGGCCCTCGAGCGCGCGTGCGCGCGGCTGGAGGCGCTGCTGGCCACGGGCACGAGCGACCTGCGGGTGGCGGGAGAGCTCCTCCCCCAGGGGGACCCTCAGGCGCTGCCCGAGCTGCGCGTCGCCATCGCCTCCCGGCCCGACTTGCTGGCCATCGAGCTGCGCATCGACGCGGCGGCCCTCGACCAGCGCGCCGCGTCGCGCTGGTGGGCGCCCGACCTCCGACTCGAGGCCGGGTGGAAGGGAGTTGACCTCGGGCCGCAGGGGCGCACGGACGGCTTTCTGCTGGGTGCCTCCCTCTCGATCCCTCTCTGGGACCGCTCGTCGGGGGCGTCCCGCATCGCGGCGGCTCAAGCGCAGGCAGCGCGAGGCCGCCGCGCGCTGCTGGAGTCCGAGCTGCAGGGCGAGCTCGAGGGGGCCCGCGCAGAAGCTGTCCGCCTGCGGCGGGCGGCAGAGGAATTTCGCGACCAGACCACGGCAGCGTCGAGCGACCTCGTGCGCATCGCCTCGGCTGGGTACGAGGGCGGCGAGCTGGGCTTGCTCGAGCTCCTCGATGCCTATCGCGGCACCGCCGACGACCTCCTCAGCGCGCTCGACATGGAGCTCGCCGCGCGTCGAGCGAGCATCGACATCGACCGGCTGACCGGAGCAGCGCTTCCATGA
- a CDS encoding efflux RND transporter permease subunit — translation MKKLLTFCLEWRLLVFAFVVIVAAVGARSAYELPIDAVPDITNVQVQVLTNVPALGPVDVERTITFPVESSMSGLPGVEQIRSVSRFGLSAVTVVFEEGTDLLRARQLISERLIQARERLPPGASPEMGPLSSGLGEIFQFEVRAEVMCEEGAEDTEACYTPMELRSLLDWFVAYELRSVPGVVEVNAFGGELKTYEVEVLPERLRALNVSLNDLFEALERNNATAGGGYLTRSGEQLLVRGEGRIQSLDEIGDVLIETRADGVPVRVRDVGRVHLAPLIRQGAVTRDGRGEIVTGIVMMLVGANGREVVNDVKAHIAQIAPSLPPGVRIDVFYDRSDLVNRTIRTVGTNLAEGALFVIGVLFLLLGSIRGGLIVAAAIPFAMLVAFTAMKALGLSGNLMSLGAIDFGIVVDGSIIVVENAVVYLAAAARGRTTPMTYAEASAVVLQSTLGVRKAATFGEAIIVIVYIPILTLAGIEGKMFKPMAITVLFALLGAFIASLTFVPVLVATFMRQHTEQREPFLVRLLHRVYPALLAPLMKAPKVVMGVSLLLLALSGLVASRLGAEFVPRLDEGAIAIQVLRLPSVSLEESVRGATRFETVLREFPEVVTVVSKTGRAEIATDPMGVELSDAIVILRPQREWTTAATREELVERMSRRLTDALPGLGFSFSQPIELRMAELISGTRSDVAITIYGDDLATLERLSLQTQAVVREVQGASDVRGEQLAGLPTLDVTIDRAAASRYGISVRDALDAIEALGGRGVGEVYEGERRFRLQVRVPQSLRDDIDQIRHLPVSGEGGPLVPLAQIASIQVVDSPASVSREAVRRRTSVEANVRGRDLASFVGEAQARVLADVPMPPGYVTRWGGQFENLSAAVGRLAVAVPMALGLIFILLYMAFGQLKPALLIYLNVPFAAVGGIFLLAARGMPFSISAAIGFIALFGISVLNGVVLLTTIKALRAAGARPLEAARKGAESRLRAVTMTATVAALGFIPMALSSSAGAEVQRPLATVVIGGLVSATFLTLFVLPTVYAFVYRRDECRDQAPGTR, via the coding sequence ATGAAGAAGCTCCTCACGTTCTGCCTCGAGTGGCGCCTCCTCGTCTTCGCCTTCGTGGTCATCGTGGCCGCGGTGGGCGCGCGCAGCGCGTACGAGCTTCCCATCGACGCGGTCCCGGACATCACCAACGTGCAGGTCCAGGTGTTGACCAACGTGCCTGCGCTCGGCCCCGTGGACGTGGAGCGCACCATCACGTTCCCGGTGGAGTCGTCCATGAGCGGGCTCCCCGGCGTGGAGCAGATCCGCAGCGTGTCGCGCTTCGGTCTCTCCGCAGTCACGGTGGTGTTCGAGGAGGGCACCGACCTCCTGCGCGCGCGCCAGCTCATCTCCGAGCGGCTCATCCAGGCGCGCGAGCGGCTGCCCCCCGGCGCGTCGCCCGAGATGGGCCCGCTCAGCTCCGGCCTCGGCGAGATCTTCCAGTTCGAGGTCCGCGCAGAGGTCATGTGCGAGGAGGGCGCGGAAGACACGGAGGCCTGCTACACGCCGATGGAGCTGCGCTCGCTGCTGGACTGGTTCGTGGCCTACGAGCTGCGCTCCGTGCCCGGGGTGGTGGAGGTCAACGCCTTCGGGGGCGAGCTCAAGACGTACGAGGTGGAGGTGCTCCCGGAGCGTCTGCGCGCGCTCAACGTGTCCTTGAACGACCTCTTCGAGGCGCTCGAGCGCAACAACGCCACCGCCGGCGGTGGGTACCTCACGCGCTCCGGTGAGCAGCTGCTGGTGCGTGGCGAAGGGCGCATCCAGAGCCTCGACGAGATCGGCGACGTCTTGATCGAGACGCGCGCCGACGGGGTGCCGGTGCGCGTGCGCGACGTGGGCCGCGTGCATTTGGCCCCGCTCATTCGCCAGGGCGCGGTGACCCGCGACGGGCGTGGCGAGATCGTCACCGGCATCGTGATGATGTTGGTGGGCGCCAACGGTCGCGAAGTGGTGAACGACGTGAAGGCGCACATCGCGCAGATCGCTCCGTCGCTTCCGCCGGGCGTCCGCATCGATGTCTTCTACGACCGCTCGGACCTGGTGAACCGCACGATCCGCACGGTGGGCACCAACCTGGCCGAGGGCGCGCTCTTCGTCATCGGTGTGCTCTTTCTGCTGCTAGGCAGCATCCGCGGGGGGCTCATCGTCGCTGCTGCGATCCCCTTCGCCATGCTGGTGGCGTTCACCGCGATGAAGGCGCTGGGCTTGAGTGGCAACCTCATGAGCCTCGGCGCGATCGATTTCGGCATCGTGGTCGACGGTTCGATCATCGTCGTGGAGAACGCGGTGGTGTACCTCGCGGCGGCGGCTCGTGGTCGCACCACCCCCATGACGTATGCGGAGGCCTCTGCGGTGGTGCTGCAGTCCACGCTGGGTGTGCGCAAGGCGGCCACCTTCGGCGAGGCCATCATCGTGATCGTCTACATCCCCATCCTCACGCTCGCGGGCATCGAGGGGAAGATGTTCAAGCCCATGGCCATCACGGTGCTCTTCGCGCTGCTGGGTGCGTTCATCGCCTCACTCACGTTCGTTCCCGTGCTGGTGGCCACGTTCATGCGGCAGCACACCGAGCAGCGCGAACCCTTCCTGGTGCGCCTGCTCCACCGCGTGTACCCGGCGCTGCTGGCGCCGCTCATGAAGGCGCCCAAGGTCGTGATGGGCGTCTCGTTGCTGCTGCTGGCGCTCTCGGGGCTGGTGGCCTCGCGGCTCGGCGCGGAGTTCGTGCCGCGCTTGGACGAGGGCGCCATTGCCATCCAGGTGCTGCGCCTCCCCAGCGTCTCGCTCGAGGAGAGCGTGCGGGGCGCCACGCGGTTCGAGACCGTCTTGCGCGAGTTCCCCGAGGTGGTGACGGTGGTCTCGAAGACGGGCCGCGCCGAGATCGCGACCGACCCGATGGGTGTCGAGCTGTCCGACGCCATCGTGATCCTGCGTCCGCAGCGCGAGTGGACCACGGCCGCGACGCGGGAGGAGCTCGTCGAGCGCATGTCCCGGCGGCTGACGGACGCGCTGCCGGGGCTGGGCTTCTCGTTCAGCCAGCCCATCGAGCTGCGCATGGCGGAGCTCATCAGTGGCACGCGCTCCGACGTCGCGATCACGATCTATGGCGACGACCTCGCCACCCTCGAGCGCTTGAGCCTGCAGACCCAAGCGGTGGTCCGCGAGGTCCAGGGGGCGTCGGATGTCCGTGGCGAGCAGCTGGCGGGTCTGCCCACGCTCGACGTCACGATCGACCGGGCGGCAGCGTCCCGCTACGGCATCTCGGTACGCGATGCCCTCGACGCCATCGAGGCCCTCGGTGGGCGGGGCGTGGGCGAGGTGTACGAGGGGGAGCGTCGCTTCCGACTCCAGGTGCGCGTGCCGCAGTCCCTGCGTGACGACATCGACCAGATTCGTCACCTGCCCGTGAGCGGGGAGGGCGGCCCGCTCGTGCCCCTCGCGCAGATCGCGAGCATCCAGGTGGTGGACTCGCCGGCCAGCGTCAGCCGTGAAGCAGTGCGACGCCGAACCAGCGTGGAGGCCAACGTGCGCGGACGAGACCTTGCGTCGTTCGTGGGCGAAGCCCAAGCACGGGTCCTCGCGGACGTGCCCATGCCGCCGGGCTACGTCACGCGCTGGGGAGGCCAGTTCGAGAACCTGAGCGCCGCCGTGGGTCGGCTCGCGGTGGCCGTGCCCATGGCGCTCGGGCTGATCTTCATCCTGCTCTACATGGCGTTCGGGCAGCTGAAGCCCGCACTGCTGATCTACCTCAACGTCCCTTTCGCCGCGGTGGGAGGCATCTTCCTGCTCGCGGCGCGCGGCATGCCGTTCTCCATCAGCGCCGCCATCGGCTTCATCGCGCTGTTCGGGATCTCGGTGCTGAACGGCGTCGTGCTGCTCACCACCATCAAGGCTCTCCGCGCGGCCGGCGCGCGTCCACTCGAGGCGGCCCGGAAGGGCGCCGAGTCACGCCTGCGCGCCGTGACCATGACCGCCACGGTCGCCGCCCTCGGGTTCATTCCCATGGCGCTCTCGTCCAGCGCCGGCGCGGAGGTGCAGCGGCCGCTCGCCACGGTGGTCATCGGAGGCCTGGTGAGCGCCACGTTCCTGACCCTGTTCGTGCTCCCCACGGTGTACGCGTTCGTCTACCGCCGGGACGAGTGTCGTGACCAAGCACCAGGAACACGCTGA
- a CDS encoding DMT family transporter, whose product MKPSGPRALGDSARGAVFGLCAAALFGLSAPVAKLLLTEVSPVLLAGLLYLGAAAGLWLHRAVRPASSEARLVRADVPKLAGVVLAGGILAPVLMLFGLERVTGLSGSLLLNLEAPFTVLLAVLLFREHLGRHAALAALFIFAGAGVLKLESGALGADTAGVLLLAAACLCWALDNNLTQRLTLRDPFAIVRVKTLMAGGTNVTLGLVVVGGACPDVRYLVGAMLLGSVSYGLSIVLDAYALRFIGAAREAAYFATAPFVGALLSVVILGDHLRWDTLLAMLSMVLGVVLLLRERHAHLHTHEVLEHEHLHEHDVHHQHEHAPDDPVGSPHSHWHRHDALVHDHPHVPDVHHRHPH is encoded by the coding sequence GTGAAGCCATCCGGCCCGCGTGCGCTCGGAGACTCGGCCCGGGGAGCCGTGTTCGGCCTCTGCGCGGCGGCGCTCTTCGGGCTCTCGGCGCCAGTCGCCAAGCTGCTGCTCACCGAGGTGTCTCCGGTATTGCTCGCGGGCCTGCTCTATCTGGGCGCGGCGGCCGGGCTCTGGTTGCACCGGGCCGTTCGTCCCGCCAGCAGCGAGGCACGCCTCGTGCGAGCGGACGTGCCGAAGCTGGCAGGCGTGGTCCTTGCGGGGGGCATTCTCGCTCCGGTGCTGATGCTGTTCGGGCTCGAGCGGGTGACGGGGCTCAGCGGCTCGCTGCTCTTGAACCTGGAGGCGCCGTTCACCGTCCTCCTTGCCGTTCTGCTGTTCCGTGAGCACCTCGGGAGGCACGCCGCCCTGGCCGCGCTGTTCATCTTCGCGGGCGCCGGCGTGCTGAAGCTCGAGTCGGGTGCTCTCGGCGCCGACACGGCGGGTGTGCTCCTGCTGGCTGCGGCGTGCCTGTGCTGGGCGCTCGACAACAACCTCACGCAGCGGCTCACCCTGCGTGACCCGTTCGCCATCGTGCGCGTGAAGACGCTCATGGCGGGAGGAACCAACGTGACCCTCGGGCTGGTCGTCGTGGGCGGGGCGTGCCCCGATGTCCGGTACCTGGTCGGGGCGATGCTGCTCGGCAGCGTGAGCTACGGCCTCAGCATCGTGCTCGACGCCTACGCGCTGCGGTTCATCGGGGCGGCGCGCGAGGCCGCCTACTTCGCCACGGCGCCGTTCGTGGGGGCGCTCTTGTCCGTGGTCATCCTCGGGGACCACCTGCGCTGGGACACGCTCCTCGCCATGCTGTCCATGGTGCTGGGCGTGGTGCTGCTGCTCCGCGAGCGCCACGCTCATCTGCACACGCACGAGGTGCTCGAGCACGAGCACCTGCACGAACACGACGTGCATCACCAGCACGAGCACGCGCCGGACGACCCAGTGGGGTCACCCCACAGCCACTGGCATCGTCACGACGCGCTGGTCCACGACCACCCGCACGTGCCCGACGTGCACCACCGCCACCCACACTGA
- a CDS encoding BlaI/MecI/CopY family transcriptional regulator — protein MNQLWTAGEGDAKAVHTALGKRRGITLNTIQSTLKRLFEKGLLERDKVSHAHIYRARVSREEFHRGLLGELVGDLMHGQADAVVAAFVDLTERAGPEHLERLEALVAERRRELGRGRG, from the coding sequence ATGAACCAGCTCTGGACGGCCGGGGAGGGCGACGCTAAGGCCGTGCACACTGCCCTCGGCAAGCGACGGGGCATCACGCTCAACACCATCCAGTCCACGCTGAAGCGCCTGTTCGAGAAGGGCCTGCTCGAGCGCGACAAGGTCAGCCATGCGCACATCTACCGCGCCCGCGTGAGCCGCGAAGAGTTCCATCGCGGCCTGCTCGGGGAGCTGGTGGGCGACCTGATGCACGGCCAAGCCGATGCGGTGGTCGCGGCCTTCGTGGACCTCACGGAGCGCGCCGGTCCAGAACACCTGGAGCGCCTCGAGGCGCTGGTGGCCGAGCGCCGTCGCGAACTCGGCAGGGGCCGCGGATGA
- a CDS encoding TolC family protein: MVLLLLALVGGRAHPSAAQAPGAPVSGPVTLEQLLEYADTNAPVLRAARSTEARADAADAAAAPRMPSNPELTVYVGPRFGDMGTGVDVQVSLMQEIQIGGERGRRVEAAERFRTQTVAEIEQVRWFVHADVHAAFHRALVERERVRLAERVVEFQAEVLRVVERQIAAGAAAPLALRLAQAEVAQARQQLVAAEQVYLASCIRLAQLSGWPVTTPPEPVGHAESPREPPALATLQTLARERVPSLVAGRARVQATLARVAVADREAWPRPTVGVQYNREGSPTRAGAFDIIMGVVSVPIPSFQTNQGARAAARAEVVVAEAELQATLDLLDGQIAEAHSATTAAARRALAYGTEILPRFEENLTLLRRSFELGEIDILALSTGRERFLRIQSDALTAQLDFFVASAWLERVVGAELWTDDQHDGSAP; encoded by the coding sequence GTGGTCCTGCTGCTGCTCGCGCTCGTCGGTGGTCGTGCGCACCCCTCGGCGGCGCAAGCTCCCGGCGCGCCCGTCTCCGGGCCCGTCACGCTCGAGCAGCTGCTGGAGTACGCCGACACCAACGCGCCGGTCTTGCGTGCGGCCCGCAGCACTGAGGCTCGCGCGGACGCGGCGGACGCGGCGGCCGCACCGCGCATGCCCTCGAACCCGGAGCTCACGGTCTACGTGGGGCCGCGCTTCGGGGACATGGGCACCGGCGTGGACGTGCAGGTGTCGCTCATGCAGGAGATCCAGATTGGCGGCGAGCGTGGCCGCCGGGTCGAGGCGGCAGAGCGCTTCCGCACGCAGACCGTGGCCGAGATCGAGCAGGTGCGTTGGTTCGTGCACGCCGATGTCCACGCGGCGTTTCACCGTGCCCTCGTGGAGCGGGAGCGAGTGAGGCTCGCCGAGCGCGTAGTGGAATTCCAGGCCGAGGTCTTGCGCGTGGTCGAGCGTCAGATCGCAGCGGGGGCCGCGGCACCGCTGGCGCTGCGGCTGGCCCAAGCCGAGGTGGCGCAGGCGCGGCAGCAACTCGTGGCGGCCGAGCAGGTGTACCTGGCTTCGTGCATCCGGCTCGCGCAGCTCTCGGGCTGGCCCGTGACCACCCCGCCGGAGCCTGTGGGGCACGCGGAGTCGCCCAGGGAACCTCCAGCGCTCGCCACCTTGCAGACGCTGGCGCGTGAGCGCGTTCCCAGCCTGGTCGCCGGTCGCGCCCGCGTGCAGGCCACCCTGGCGCGTGTGGCCGTCGCCGACCGCGAAGCGTGGCCTCGGCCCACGGTCGGCGTGCAGTACAACCGCGAGGGCAGCCCCACCCGGGCCGGCGCCTTCGACATCATCATGGGCGTGGTCTCGGTGCCCATCCCCAGCTTCCAGACCAACCAGGGGGCACGTGCTGCCGCGCGCGCCGAAGTGGTCGTGGCCGAGGCCGAGCTGCAAGCCACGCTCGACTTGCTCGACGGTCAGATCGCCGAGGCGCACAGCGCGACCACCGCGGCGGCACGGCGTGCCCTCGCCTACGGGACCGAGATCCTGCCGCGCTTCGAGGAGAACCTCACGCTGCTCCGTCGCTCGTTCGAGCTGGGAGAGATAGACATCCTCGCGCTGTCGACCGGCCGCGAGCGCTTCCTGCGCATCCAGAGCGACGCCCTGACGGCGCAGCTCGACTTCTTCGTTGCGTCGGCGTGGCTCGAGCGCGTGGTCGGCGCCGAGCTGTGGACAGACGACCAACACGACGGGAGCGCGCCATGA
- a CDS encoding efflux RND transporter periplasmic adaptor subunit: MSFTHWTDTSELFIVLPALVLGEASPCAAHVTNLDGFAALAEGRVSVVLRGPSGEERFVADAPTVPGIFRPVATPASTGPRRLIVEIRAPGFTADHDLGDVTVYGSAATARAANPEQPEASNRVVFLKEQQWPIEFGTALVAPRSIRPTLRATGSLVARSDGEVLITAPVAGRVLAAGPVFPRLADPVALNDVLGHLAPRLDAADLASLDHAVTEATLELRHAEREQQRLEALRGDGVVPERRLHEAVLATEAAQAALTAGQRRMQQFQRVQRTTGRSQASVPLRAPLSGTVTEVLVAPGEFVEAGAPLFRITDLTQLWLEARVPEADLGRLGTPQGASFLIDGAEEAVEVPASALVARGSRVDPHTRTLPVVFAVDNAELHLPVGAFARVHIANGDARSALTVPESALVDDNGMFVVFVQIEGEAFERRVVRLGARDSGHVEVLSGVLAGEHVVTIGAWSVKLAASSGAIPAHGHAH, encoded by the coding sequence TTGTCCTTCACGCACTGGACCGACACGAGCGAGCTGTTCATCGTGCTACCCGCGTTGGTTCTCGGCGAGGCATCACCGTGCGCTGCGCACGTGACCAACCTGGACGGTTTCGCCGCCCTCGCCGAAGGGCGCGTCAGCGTGGTGCTCCGCGGACCGTCGGGCGAAGAGCGCTTCGTGGCCGACGCGCCCACCGTGCCGGGCATCTTCCGGCCCGTGGCCACGCCCGCGTCGACGGGTCCGCGCCGGCTCATCGTGGAGATTCGCGCACCGGGGTTCACGGCGGACCACGATCTCGGCGACGTCACCGTGTACGGCAGCGCGGCCACCGCCCGAGCGGCGAACCCAGAACAGCCGGAGGCGAGCAATCGGGTCGTGTTCCTCAAGGAGCAGCAGTGGCCCATCGAATTCGGCACGGCGTTGGTCGCGCCGCGCTCCATCCGTCCCACGCTGCGCGCCACGGGCAGCTTGGTGGCGCGCTCCGATGGGGAGGTGCTCATCACGGCTCCGGTCGCCGGGCGCGTTCTGGCCGCGGGACCCGTGTTCCCACGCCTCGCGGACCCGGTCGCGCTGAACGACGTCTTGGGACACCTCGCGCCCCGCCTCGATGCGGCAGACCTCGCCTCGCTCGACCACGCGGTCACCGAGGCCACCCTCGAGCTGCGTCACGCCGAGCGCGAGCAGCAGCGTCTCGAGGCGCTGCGTGGGGACGGAGTGGTGCCCGAGCGCCGGCTGCACGAAGCGGTGCTCGCCACCGAGGCTGCCCAGGCTGCCCTGACTGCGGGGCAGCGCCGGATGCAACAGTTCCAGCGTGTGCAGCGCACCACCGGGCGCAGCCAAGCGTCCGTGCCGCTGCGCGCCCCCCTCTCGGGCACCGTGACCGAGGTGCTCGTGGCGCCCGGCGAGTTCGTCGAGGCGGGCGCGCCCCTCTTTCGAATCACCGACCTGACCCAGTTATGGCTCGAGGCGCGCGTCCCCGAGGCCGACCTCGGCCGGCTGGGTACGCCACAGGGCGCCTCGTTCTTGATCGACGGAGCCGAGGAGGCCGTCGAGGTCCCGGCTTCAGCGCTCGTCGCCCGCGGCAGCCGTGTCGACCCCCACACGCGGACGCTCCCGGTGGTCTTTGCGGTGGACAACGCGGAGCTACACTTGCCGGTTGGTGCGTTCGCGCGGGTGCATATCGCGAATGGTGACGCCCGCAGCGCGCTGACCGTCCCCGAGTCCGCTCTGGTCGACGACAACGGCATGTTCGTGGTGTTCGTACAGATCGAAGGCGAGGCCTTCGAGCGCCGGGTGGTCCGCTTGGGCGCGCGCGACTCCGGCCATGTCGAGGTGCTGAGCGGCGTTCTGGCCGGCGAGCACGTCGTCACCATCGGAGCCTGGTCGGTCAAGCTGGCCGCCTCGAGCGGCGCCATCCCCGCCCACGGGCACGCGCACTGA